In Oncorhynchus mykiss isolate Arlee chromosome 1, USDA_OmykA_1.1, whole genome shotgun sequence, the following proteins share a genomic window:
- the LOC110523431 gene encoding RIB43A-like with coiled-coils protein 2 isoform X2 — protein sequence MNQDGIQMLPGLVGEDPDSQGRLKKQQEQLREWSVQQQHELATARHQQRLEEQQYDQDRVDLDIQALQLQKIEEERRRSAALATKDFNLAKAAENAEKQWKKWQQEEEDNRTDILNQLQGELLSKSQEQGISVLGLPHLRADSCKGLTNEQLQHVIDCHQQRIEEKSVHLPHLSVCLFCLFWDVCVEQSKIFSFDNLTLLEEMGWIASTMNADQAEQQKEALHHDRFCVTSARTALLLERRQARINKQLRRTLNSANAQLSEAHREQ from the exons ATGAATCAGGACGGGATCCAGATGCTGCCGGGGCTTGTGGGTGAGGACCCAGACAGCCAGGGGAGGCTGAagaagcagcaggagcagctCAGAGAGTGGTCCGTCCAGCAGCAACATGAGCTGGCCACAGCACGACACCAGCAGAGACtggaag AGCAACAGTATGACCAGGACAGAGTGGACCTGGACATCCAAGCTCTCCAGCTCCAGAAGATCGAGGAAGAAAGGAGGAGATCTGCAGCCCTGGCTACAAAAGATTTCAATCTGGCAAAG GCAGCAGAGAATGCAGAGAAGCAGTGGAAAAagtggcagcaggaggaggaggacaacaggacagACATCCTAAATCAGCTTCAGGGGGAGCTGCTGAGTAAGAGCCAGGAGCAGGGCATCAGTGTGCTGGGTCTACCCCACCTCAGGGCTGACAGTTGCAAGGGCCTCACAAACGAGCAGCTGCAGCACGTCATCGACTGCCATCAGCAACGGATAGAGGAGAAGAGTGTACATCTGCcacatctatctgtctgtctcttttgCCTGTTTTGGGATGTCTGCGTTGAGCAGTCAAAGATATTTTCATTTGACAATTTAACACTTCTAGAGGAAATGGGGTGGATAGCATCAACCATGAATGCAGACCAG GCTGAGCAGCAGAAGGAGGCGCTCCACCACGACCGGTTCTGTGTGACCTCAGCTCGCACCGCCCTACTACTGGAGAGGCGGCAGGCCCGCATCAACAAGCAGCTCCGTCGCACCCTGAATAGCGCCAATGCACAGCTGTCTGAGGCCCACCGTGAACAGTAA
- the LOC110523431 gene encoding RIB43A-like with coiled-coils protein 2 isoform X1, with product MNQDGIQMLPGLVGEDPDSQGRLKKQQEQLREWSVQQQHELATARHQQRLEEQQYDQDRVDLDIQALQLQKIEEERRRSAALATKDFNLAKAAENAEKQWKKWQQEEEDNRTDILNQLQGELLSKSQEQGISVLGLPHLRADSCKGLTNEQLQHVIDCHQQRIEEKSVHLPHLSVCLFCLFWDVCVEQSKIFSFDNLTLLEEMGWIASTMNADQAEQQKEALHHDRFCVTSARTALLLERRQARINKQLRRTLNSANAQLSEAHREQKKYLDNVYTNIPDDSYFSQFNTSSR from the exons ATGAATCAGGACGGGATCCAGATGCTGCCGGGGCTTGTGGGTGAGGACCCAGACAGCCAGGGGAGGCTGAagaagcagcaggagcagctCAGAGAGTGGTCCGTCCAGCAGCAACATGAGCTGGCCACAGCACGACACCAGCAGAGACtggaag AGCAACAGTATGACCAGGACAGAGTGGACCTGGACATCCAAGCTCTCCAGCTCCAGAAGATCGAGGAAGAAAGGAGGAGATCTGCAGCCCTGGCTACAAAAGATTTCAATCTGGCAAAG GCAGCAGAGAATGCAGAGAAGCAGTGGAAAAagtggcagcaggaggaggaggacaacaggacagACATCCTAAATCAGCTTCAGGGGGAGCTGCTGAGTAAGAGCCAGGAGCAGGGCATCAGTGTGCTGGGTCTACCCCACCTCAGGGCTGACAGTTGCAAGGGCCTCACAAACGAGCAGCTGCAGCACGTCATCGACTGCCATCAGCAACGGATAGAGGAGAAGAGTGTACATCTGCcacatctatctgtctgtctcttttgCCTGTTTTGGGATGTCTGCGTTGAGCAGTCAAAGATATTTTCATTTGACAATTTAACACTTCTAGAGGAAATGGGGTGGATAGCATCAACCATGAATGCAGACCAG GCTGAGCAGCAGAAGGAGGCGCTCCACCACGACCGGTTCTGTGTGACCTCAGCTCGCACCGCCCTACTACTGGAGAGGCGGCAGGCCCGCATCAACAAGCAGCTCCGTCGCACCCTGAATAGCGCCAATGCACAGCTGTCTGAGGCCCACCGTGAACA GAAAAAGTACTTGGATAATGTGTACACTAACATCCCAGATGACAGTTACTTCTCCCAGTTCAACACCAGCAGTCGATAA
- the LOC110523431 gene encoding RIB43A-like with coiled-coils protein 2 isoform X3, whose translation MNQDGIQMLPGLVGEDPDSQGRLKKQQEQLREWSVQQQHELATARHQQRLEEQQYDQDRVDLDIQALQLQKIEEERRRSAALATKDFNLAKAAENAEKQWKKWQQEEEDNRTDILNQLQGELLSKSQEQGISVLGLPHLRADSCKGLTNEQLQHVIDCHQQRIEEKSAEQQKEALHHDRFCVTSARTALLLERRQARINKQLRRTLNSANAQLSEAHREQKKYLDNVYTNIPDDSYFSQFNTSSR comes from the exons ATGAATCAGGACGGGATCCAGATGCTGCCGGGGCTTGTGGGTGAGGACCCAGACAGCCAGGGGAGGCTGAagaagcagcaggagcagctCAGAGAGTGGTCCGTCCAGCAGCAACATGAGCTGGCCACAGCACGACACCAGCAGAGACtggaag AGCAACAGTATGACCAGGACAGAGTGGACCTGGACATCCAAGCTCTCCAGCTCCAGAAGATCGAGGAAGAAAGGAGGAGATCTGCAGCCCTGGCTACAAAAGATTTCAATCTGGCAAAG GCAGCAGAGAATGCAGAGAAGCAGTGGAAAAagtggcagcaggaggaggaggacaacaggacagACATCCTAAATCAGCTTCAGGGGGAGCTGCTGAGTAAGAGCCAGGAGCAGGGCATCAGTGTGCTGGGTCTACCCCACCTCAGGGCTGACAGTTGCAAGGGCCTCACAAACGAGCAGCTGCAGCACGTCATCGACTGCCATCAGCAACGGATAGAGGAGAAGAGT GCTGAGCAGCAGAAGGAGGCGCTCCACCACGACCGGTTCTGTGTGACCTCAGCTCGCACCGCCCTACTACTGGAGAGGCGGCAGGCCCGCATCAACAAGCAGCTCCGTCGCACCCTGAATAGCGCCAATGCACAGCTGTCTGAGGCCCACCGTGAACA GAAAAAGTACTTGGATAATGTGTACACTAACATCCCAGATGACAGTTACTTCTCCCAGTTCAACACCAGCAGTCGATAA